The Daucus carota subsp. sativus chromosome 9, DH1 v3.0, whole genome shotgun sequence genome window below encodes:
- the LOC108201280 gene encoding NAC domain-containing protein 96-like has product MEREGCQCECLKIPGVCFDPSDEELVAYYQTEKIEGRPLQCNHLMTELPVYHDDLMPWELLKDDNPYWMTSSCDKENKIKKTIYVFTELRKKKSRVIRRSGRGSWTGQNNPVVKDRAGNEIGYNKLLTFYEDTDGKKGKKGKKKINYDDHGHWIMHEYSLSGNDKYVLCKIVKEVRIGTKALILCTNEGTTMRELPDMICGKNGQTDGACTGLDGAANDSCSGVDEIQDFMTADAPRIEAVDVNNQADDNMEGKKQILDDFWNFELDDDVSPTDTAWDGLDDVILDFSSPDLFDLWPVEETQEQSCRILENQAQKKMSNV; this is encoded by the coding sequence ATGGAACGAGAAGGCTGCCAATGTGAGTGTTTGAAGATACCAGGGGTTTGTTTCGACCCCTCTGATGAAGAACTTGTCGCATATTACCAGACAGAAAAAATCGAGGGAAGGCCACTCCAATGCAATCATCTGATGACAGAGTTGCCGGTTTACCATGATGATCTGATGCCTTGGGAGCTTCTCAAAGACGATAATCCTTACTGGATGACATCTTCGTGTGATAAGGAGAATAAAATTAAGAAGACTATCTATGTGTTTACTGAgttgagaaaaaagaaaagtcGTGTGATAAGGAGAAGCGGACGGGGTTCGTGGACGGGTCAAAATAATCCTGTTGTGAAGGACAGGGCAGGTAACGAGATTGGATATAATAAACTCTTGACTTTTTATGAAGATACTGATGGCAAGAAGGGCAAGAAGGGCAAAAAGAAGATTAATTATGATGATCATGGTCACTGGATCATGCATGAGTATTCACTTTCTGGAAACGACAAATATGTACTATGTAAGATTGTTAAGGAGGTCAGAATCGGCACAAAAGCTTTGATACTGTGTACTAATGAAGGAACAACAATGCGAGAGTTACCGGATATGATTTGTGGAAAAAATGGACAGACAGATGGAGCATGCACGGGTTTGGATGGGGCAGCTAATGACTCTTGTAGTGGTGTTGATGAAATTCAAGACTTTATGACAGCAGACGCTCCTCGTATTGAAGCAGTAGATGTTAACAATCAAGCAGATGATAACATGGAAGGCAAGAAACAAATTCTAGATGACTTCTGGAACTTCGAACTAGATGATGATGTTTCACCAACAGACACAGCTTGGGACGGGTTAGATGATGTGATTTTGGACTTCTCTTCTCCAGATTTGTTCGACTTATGGCCGGTTGAAGAAACACAGGAGCAGTCCTGTAGAATATTGGAAAACCAGGCCCAGAAGAAAATGAGCAATGTCTAA
- the LOC108201281 gene encoding uncharacterized protein LOC108201281 gives METEPEAPVESNPGSWILHVDGSSTTERSGAGLILKSPDGFTIKTAISFNFTATNNQAEYEALLAGLRLVRTLSIRNLTIYSDSQIVVRQTNGEYLAKDPILTKYQALVKGYLTLIPGCKILQVNREENAEADNLSRLVQNSADLDSSVYFEELHKPTIDHEEILEINNNPTWMTPLINYIEKGELPEDKGKAQRLKAKAAKFFVEEGTLFRRTYSSPILKCIGPEEAEYCLREVHEGICGDHMSAKGLAYKIIRQGYYWPTIHQDAMEFVKKCKNCQLFSNVPRVSPVLPSSVLSPIPFAVWGIDIMGPFPRAKGDLRYLLVSIDYMTKWVEAKAMRTINQQDVIRFMDNILMRFGLPRVLVSDNGPQFIGSDFESYLAERGIKHKKSSVAYPQGNGQVEVTNRILLRGIEKRLEESKSKWPEELPHVLWSYRTSPRTSTGETPFKLAYGTEAMLPIEVGSPSHRAINFDEIANEEGLRVNLDLVDEVRDQAIARMEKYKEKTRDHFSKKSRVRNFQAGDLVLRDTEASDPTNTGKLMPKWEGPYKVKEVLRPGTYKLEHMDGSEVSNTWHGFRLRKFYQ, from the coding sequence ATGGAAACCGAACCAGAAGCCCCGGTAGAGTCTAACCCGGGGTCTTGGATACTCCATGTCGACGGTTCCTCAACAACCGAAAGGTCAGGAGCCGGGCTAATCCTGAAGAGCCCGGATGGGTTCACCATCAAAACAGCAATATCTTTTAACTTCACGGCAACCAACAATCAagcagagtatgaagccctattAGCGGGGTTGAGGTTGGTCCGGACCCTGTCAATCCGGAACCTCACCATCTACAGCGATTCCCAGATCGTGGTCAGACAGACCAACGGGGAGTACCTTGCCAAAGACCCGATCCTGACCAAGTATCAGGCCTTAGTAAAAGGCTACCTCACTCTGATCCCCGGGTGCAAGATCTTGCAAGTCAACAGGGAAGAAAATGCTGAAGCGGACAACCTATCCAGGTTGGTTCAAAATTCAGCAGACCTGGATAGCTCAGTTTATTTTGAGGAATTACACAAGCCAACAATAGATCATGAAGAAATTCTCGAAATCAACAACAACCCTACCTGGATGACTCCCCTGATCAACTATATAGAGAAGGGAGAGTTACCTGAAGACAAGGGAAAAGCACAACGGCTGAAAGCTAAGGCGGCCAAATTTTTTGTCGAAGAAGGAACACTCTTTCGCCGGACCTACTCATCCCCAATCCTGAAATGCATAGGTCCGGAGGAGGCCGAATATTGTTTGAGAGAAGTTCACGAAGGGATCTGTGGAGATCACATGTCAGCAAAAGGCCTGGCATATAAAATCATCCGGCAAGGCTACTATTGGCCAACTATCCACCAGGATGCCATGGAGTTTGTGAAAAAATGCAAGAACTGTCAGCTATTCAGCAACGTGCCCCGGGTGAGCCCTGTCCTACCCTCCTCAGTTCTATCCCCGATCCCATTTGCTGTATGGGGAATAGACATCATGGGACCCTTTCCCCGGGCTAAGGGAGACCTCAGATACTTGCTTGTCTCCATCGATTATATGACTAAGTGGGTCGAGGCCAAGGCAATGAGAACAATCAATCAACAAGACGTCATCCGGTTCATGGACAACATCCTGATGAGATTCGGGTTACCAAGAGTCCTGGTCTCAGATAATGGACCCCAGTTCATAGGGTCGGATTTTGAAAGCTACCTGGCGGAAAGAGGCATCAAGCACAAGAAATCTTCAGTCGCCTATCCTCAAGGAAATGGCCAGGTAGAGGTCACCAACCGGATCCTCCTGAGAGGAATTGAAAAGAGGCTAGAAGAAAGCAAGAGCAAATGGCCAGAAGAATTACCACATGTTCTGTGGTCATACCGAACCAGCCCCCGGACAAGCACCGGAGAAACTCCTTTCAAGTTGGCTTATGGAACTGAGGCAATGCTCCCAATCGAAGTCGGGTCACCTTCCCACAGAGCGATCAACTTTGATGAAATTGCGAATGAAGAAGGACTCCGGGTCAACCTGGACTTGGTAGACGAGGTCCGAGATCAGGCAATCGCAAGGATGGAAAAATACAAAGAAAAGACCCGGGATCACTTCAGCAAAAAATCCCGAGTCAGGAATTTTCAAGCAGGAGACCTGGTCCTACGAGACACCGAAGCCTCTGATCCAACCAACACAGGCAAGCTGATGCCTAAGTGGGAAGGCCCTTACAAAGTCAAAGAAGTCCTAAGGCCGGGCACCTACAAATTGGAGCATATGGACGGGTCAGAAGTATCCAACACCTGGCACGGTTTTAGGTTGAGGAAGTTCTATCAGTAG
- the LOC135149421 gene encoding uncharacterized protein LOC135149421: MNEIFKDQLGRNLECYVDDIISKSTSVPGHISDLRECFENMRRTKLKLNPDKCTFGVEAGKFLGFMVSNRGIEANPEKIKAVQEMQPPRTQREVQKLAGSLAALRRFVSKLAERCLPFFELLKGAKNQKLVEWSPECQKALDEIKSYLSKPPILTKALPGEPLYLYLSAGPLAVGAALIREEAGQQKPVYYVSQVLKDAETRYPNLEKFAFALITASRKLRHYFQGREIRIVTDQPLRKIIHKPDISGRLVNWAIELSQFSLTFLPRTAVKAQVLADFVVECNFPENQTTPMETEPEAPVESNPGSWILHVDGSSTTERSGAGLILKSPDGFTIKTAISFNFTATNNQAEYEALLAGLRLVRTLSIRNLTIYSDSQIVVRQTNGEYLAKDPILTKYQALVKGYLTLIPGCKILQVNREENAEADNLPRLVQNSADLDSSVYFEELHKPTIDHEEILEINNNPTWMTPLINYIEKGELPEDKGKAQRLKAKAAKFFVEEGTLFRRTYSSPILKCIGPEEAEYCLREVHEGICGDHMSAKGLAYKIIRQGYYWPTIHQDAMEFVKKCKNCQLFSNVPRVSPVLPSSVLSPIPFAVWGIDIMGPFPRAKGDLRYLLVSIDYMTKWVEAKAMRTINQQDVIRFMDNILMRFGLPRVLVSDNGPQFIGSDFESYLAERGIKHKKSSVAYPQGNGQVEVTNRILLRGIEKRLEESKSKWPEELPHVLWSYRTSPRTSTGETPFKLAYGTEAMLPIEVGSPSHRAINFDEIANEEGLRVNLDLVDEVRDQAIARMEKYKEKTRDHFSKKSRVRNFQAGDLVLRDTEASDPTNTGKLMPKWEGPYKVKEVLRPGTYKLEHMDGSEVSNTWHGPRLRKFYQ; this comes from the coding sequence atgaatgaaattttcaaagaCCAACTTGGAAGAAATTTGGAATGCTATGTCGACGACATCATTTCCAAATCCACATCAGTCCCGGGTCACATATCAGACCTCAGAGAATGTTTTGAGAACATGAGAAGAACTAAGCTAAAGCTCAATCCAGACAAGTGCACCTTTGGAGTAGAGGCTGGAAAGTTTCTGGGTTTCATGGTAAGCAACCGGGGTATCGAGGCCAACCCGGAGAAGATCAAAGCTGTACAAGAGATGCAACCACCCCGGACCCAAAGGGAGGTTCAAAAGCTAGCAGGGTCCTTGGCAGCACTTCGAAGGTTTGTCTCCAAACTCGCTGAAAGATGCCTACCGTTCTTCGAACTGTTAAAAGGGGCAAAAAATCAGAAGTTAGTAGAATGGAGCCCGGAGTGCCAAAAAGCCCTTGATGAAATCAAATCATACCTGTCCAAACCTCCGATCCTGACAAAAGCCTTACCCGGAGAGCCTCTCTATCTATACCTGTCAGCCGGACCTTTGGCCGTTGGGGCAGCCCTGATCAGGGAAGAAGCCGGGCAGCAGAAGCCCGTCTACTATGTCAGCCAGGTCCTCAAAGATGCGGAGACCAGATACCCTAACTTAGAAAAGTTTGCTTTCGCACTGATCACCGCATCCAGAAAACTCAGACACTACTTTCAAGGAAGAGAGATCAGGATTGTCACAGACCAACCTCTAaggaaaatcattcacaagccGGACATCTCCGGGAGACTAGTGAATTGGGCAATCGAGCTCAGCCAATTCAGCCTAACATTCCTACCCCGGACAGCAGTCAAAGCCCAGGTCCTAGCAGATTTCGTGGTGGAATGCAACTTCCCAGAAAATCAAACAACTCCCATGGAAACCGAACCAGAAGCCCCGGTAGAGTCTAACCCGGGGTCTTGGATACTCCATGTCGACGGTTCCTCAACAACCGAAAGGTCAGGAGCCGGGCTAATCCTGAAGAGCCCGGATGGGTTCACCATCAAAACAGCAATATCTTTTAACTTCACGGCAACCAACAATCAagcagagtatgaagccctattAGCGGGGTTGAGGTTGGTCCGGACCCTGTCAATCCGGAACCTCACCATCTACAGCGATTCTCAGATCGTGGTCAGACAGACCAACGGGGAGTACCTTGCCAAAGACCCGATCCTGACCAAGTATCAGGCCTTAGTAAAAGGCTACCTCACTCTGATCCCCGGGTGCAAGATCTTGCAAGTCAACAGGGAAGAAAATGCTGAAGCGGACAACCTACCCAGGTTGGTTCAAAATTCAGCAGACCTGGATAGCTCAGTTTATTTTGAGGAATTACACAAGCCAACAATAGATCATGAAGAAATTCTCGAAATCAACAACAACCCTACCTGGATGACTCCCCTGATCAACTATATAGAGAAGGGAGAGTTACCTGAAGACAAGGGAAAAGCACAACGGCTGAAAGCTAAGGCGGCCAAATTTTTTGTCGAAGAAGGAACACTCTTTCGCCGGACCTACTCATCCCCAATCCTGAAATGCATAGGTCCGGAGGAGGCCGAATATTGTTTGAGAGAAGTTCACGAAGGGATCTGTGGAGATCACATGTCAGCAAAAGGCCTGGCATATAAAATCATCCGGCAAGGCTACTATTGGCCAACTATCCACCAGGATGCCATGGAGTTTGTGAAAAAATGCAAGAACTGTCAGCTATTCAGCAACGTGCCCCGGGTGAGCCCTGTCCTACCCTCCTCAGTTCTATCCCCGATCCCATTTGCTGTATGGGGAATAGACATCATGGGACCCTTTCCCCGGGCTAAGGGAGACCTCAGATACTTGCTTGTCTCCATCGATTATATGACTAAGTGGGTCGAGGCCAAGGCAATGAGAACAATCAATCAACAAGACGTCATCCGGTTCATGGACAACATCCTGATGAGATTCGGGTTACCAAGAGTCCTGGTCTCAGATAATGGACCCCAGTTCATAGGGTCGGATTTTGAAAGCTACCTGGCGGAAAGAGGCATCAAGCACAAGAAATCTTCAGTCGCCTATCCTCAAGGAAATGGCCAGGTAGAGGTCACCAACCGGATCCTCCTGAGAGGAATTGAAAAGAGGCTAGAAGAAAGCAAGAGCAAATGGCCAGAAGAATTACCACATGTTCTGTGGTCATACCGAACCAGCCCCCGGACAAGCACCGGAGAAACTCCTTTCAAGTTGGCTTATGGAACTGAGGCAATGCTCCCAATTGAAGTCGGGTCACCTTCCCACAGAGCGATCAACTTTGATGAAATTGCGAATGAAGAAGGACTCCGGGTCAACCTGGACTTGGTAGACGAGGTCCGAGATCAGGCAATCGCAAGGATGGAAAAATACAAAGAAAAGACCCGGGATCACTTCAGCAAAAAATCCCGAGTCAGGAATTTTCAAGCAGGAGACCTGGTCCTACGAGACACCGAAGCCTCTGATCCAACCAACACAGGCAAGCTGATGCCTAAGTGGGAAGGCCCTTACAAAGTCAAAGAAGTCCTAAGGCCGGGCACCTACAAATTGGAGCATATGGACGGGTCAGAAGTATCCAACACCTGGCACGGTCCAAGGTTGAGGAAGTTCTATCAGTAG